In Candidatus Gracilibacteria bacterium, the sequence CGAGATACACATTCATTCGGAAATGCGATCAAATCCGCGATGCGTGAAGATTCTGATATCATCATGATCGGGGAAATCCGCGATGCAGAAACTATGGAAACAGCACTCAGCCTCTCCGAAACAGGACACCTTGTATTCTCGACACTCCATACATCTGGAAGCGTCCAGACGATCAATCGTATGACACAATTCTTTCCGACAACAGTTGAGCCTCAGATTCGTGCACGTATCGGAGAATCGCTCATCGGAGTACTCTCTCAGAGACTCATTCCGACAAAAGATAAAAAGAGTCGTGTCGCAATACGTGAAATGATGTACGTAAACTCTGGAATCAAAAACCTCATCATAAAAGGAGATCTCGCACAGATAAACAACACTATCGAAATAGGAAATCAAGATGGTATGATTTCTATGCGAAAATATGCAGATATGCTCCGTGATCAAGGATTGGTCGATGAGAAAGACTATATCTGATATTTTATGAACGATATCGACACTCCGACAGGATTCTAGTTTTCTAGATGTGATAAAGTCTTCGGGAATTCAGATATACTGTATTCTCGATTTCTTCTCTTGACTCTGTACGCAATGTACAGAGTTTTTCGAATGTGAGAAGTGTATTCGCGGGCTCATTCACCGTGCCACGGACTTCTTGTGGTGCGAGAAATGGAGCATCCGTCTCAAGAAGAATTCGATTCAAGGGAATTTTTGATGCAGCTTCTTGAATCTTGGAAGCATTTTTGTATGTGAGAATTCCTGAGAAAGAGAAATAAATATCTTCAGAAAACCGAAGAAGTTCATCGGCAAAATCCCAATCTTCAGAAAAACAATGCATCACGCATCGATGGATATCATTTTCCTGGATGAATGCGAGAGTATCATCGCGCGCATCTCGTGTATGAATCACAAGTGGTAAGTCATATTTCTGAGCGAGTTCCCACTGGAATATCCACCAAGCCCGTTGATTCGCTTTTTGTATTTCTTCCTTCCCTTCCGTCAAATAATGATAATCCAATCCCGTCTCCCCTATCCCGACGATAACATCACGATTTTCGATGATAAGTTCCTCGAGTTCTTGCATTTCTTTTCCTCCGATTTCTTGATTTTGTGATTCTTCTGGATGATAGCCGACGGTTGCGAAAAAAATTCACGGAAAACGACGTGCAAGAACAATAGCTTTTTCGGAAGTCAGAACGTCGCAGCCAATCTGAATCGCCTGTGTGATTCCATTTTTTCTCATATTCGAAACTACCTCGTCGATGCGAGGTTCAAGCGTTTCCCAATAGCAATGTGCATGTGTGTCGATAATCATAGTGAATTTAGTCTTGAATCTGCATCTCATTCACGCGTCATTCTGTATCGAGAAATGCGGGTGAACCATCGTGGAAGAGAAATCCCTGAATATTCATGCCTGTCTTGAGAACTTTCGAAATTCCCGTATTTCTCTCTAGAGAAATAATATACGATGTATTTTCTTTCAGATTCTGGAGTGAGAGTTTGGCTGAATCTGATGTGTCGATATATCCGATACGAAGAGAAGGTGAGATATCTATATAATCCGTAAATCGTGGATTTTTCTGCCAATTTCCATACTCGAAACCATATACACCATTTTTCGTCTTGATCTTCCATGAATTCGTATTATCAACCAACTCAATACTATCATCATATGGAAATGCGGTCGATTCATGGCCATCCAGTGAAATAATGTATTGGTCAGCAGATCAACGCTGGAGGACAATATATTGTCGCGAAATATCGAGAGCAATCGATTCTGGCTGGAATGGAAGCGAAGAAATGCTCACAAATCTATCAGCAGTAAGAATTCCAATTTCTGAAATACGATCCAATGTACGAAGTACGAAATATTTCCCTCATTTCCCTGTTCCGATAGATTGGAATGATCAGGAAAAAGAATTCATCGCATTCGCAAGAAGTGATGATTCAAGTGTAGTATCAATATTTTCTCCAGTAATAGGAGAATAGACAAAAGCATTGGTAAAATCAGCACGATAATTTTGTTTTTGTCCGATCGTCATGGTGATATTATCTGAAATATTTTCTTTACCAGATGCTGTGAGCGAGAACGTATATCTTGCGGGAGGAATCACGATAGTACAAGTTTCCTGACATGTCTGATGGAAAACCAAAACTTTGTCCGCAAGTGGTAGATATGTATATTCGAGCTTTCCTTCGAGAGAAACATCGAAAGTGAGTCACTTTTCAGTCGACTGAAAAGTGATCGAACTCGTATTCGCATAGAAAAAATACCAGTACGCTATTCATGGAAGAACAACGAGGAGAAAAAGGATAATGATGGCAAGAAGTCTTGAACGCATAGAAATATTTGCAATTAGGAAGATTATAGAGAAAATCAGGAAAATACAAATTCTCCTCTATTTCGCAACCGAAAAACTATGCTCCAATATTTTCTCTCATCTTTTTCCCAAGAATGACCGCATATTCCTGTGATTCTCGATGAGAACAGTGCACTCGAATGTATGAAGCACTTCACAGGACATCATATCACTTCACTCGAAGAATGTAGAACAGGAAATATGGAGAATGTATTTCTCTATGAGAAAAGTGATGAGAAAAAACATATGAGTATTCTCGATGTGCGTGGATTCATGAATGAAGTTTCCCTTCAACCGTATGGGAAGAAGGCAATCTACATTCTCAATAATTTCGATGAGGCAACACCAGAAGCGATGAATGCTGTATTGAAAATATTGGAAGAACCGCCAGAATATGCAATAATATTGCTCGTTGTTCGGAATCCTTCCAGTATTATTGAGACGATTCATTCGCGGACGATTACGCTTTTTCATACACAATCTCGGAAATCTATTCCAGAAGAAATGCGGGAAATGATTCGTGGATATTTTGCTGGAAGTCCGATCGAACTCGTACAGTTCCTCTACGGAAGTAAATATGATGAAGATACTGCGCTCGGCATTCTCGTCGAGAGTCTCTGATATGCCGAAGGAGAAATAATTTCTCAAATTGAAGAAGCAATGATTCAGATATTCCAAGTGAATGAGAATCCGAGAAATATCCTGGATCGAATATTCTTGTGTAAAAATCCAGAGTAAATATACCTCATATAGTATGCATAGAGTCATAATGTAGAAAAGAAATCTACAATATTTTACAGAGAGAAATTATGTATGGATACCATTTTTCACAAAAAACGCTACTAGAAATATAGGAGTTTCTTTGACTATAGAGCGGTTTTTTTTATGATACTATGGTCATCAAAAAAACACTTATGAATCCACGTCCAAAAAAAACTCCATCTCCCAAAAAAACATCCAATCCAAAGACTATCAACTCACCTATCGTTCCATCAGCTCAGAATGTGTTCTTTTCTACAGAAGAACGTCCGTGAACACTCATCATTGTTGAGGGTTCGGATGGAAGTGGAAAATCCACACAACTCCTCATTGCCAAGAATCTTCTTGAATCGAATGGATTTTTCTGCGTTCACAGTGTATGGAATTCATCTGAGAAGATTCATGACATGCAGAAGAAACTCAAGAAAACAGATTTGCATATGCCAGCAGCGGTATTCGATACCATTTATGCAGCGGACTTCATGGAACGTTATCTGACAGAAATGCGCGGAGCTCTCCGTGCTGGTATGGTGGTTCTCTGCGATCGATATATGTACACGGCGCTAGCTCGTGGATATGCTCGTGGACTCAAGATGGAACATTTGAAGCCATTCTATGACTCATTTTTCCCTATTCCAGATCTTGCTTTCTACTTCCGTATCCCTGTAGATATTGCTGCCCAGCGTGCTATCGGACGCAATCCACTGAAACACTACGAAGCCGGTATGGATGTTCGTTATTCTGAGAATATTATCGAGAGCTTCAAAAAATTCCAAACGAAAGTCATCGAAGGATATGATACACTCGCCGAAAGATGTGGTATGCATATTATTGATGGTACGGCTCCAGTATACAAGACTACTCCTCTTTTTATCGAAAAAATTGCTGAATATTTCGAGAAAAAATATGACGTCCGACTCATGGGTATTCATTATTCAGAAAAAAAATAATAACATGAATTATATTCCTGTGTTCATAACTTATTATTCATAACTCGTAATTTCCTCAACATGCGTCCAAATATCAGTAATTGTCATGCCCTTCCTGGAACCCTTATTATATTCGAGGGGGCTGATGGATCTGGCAAAACTACAGAAATCAAAATTCTCAAAAGACTCCTCGAAGACGAAGGACACAGAGTGATTGTATCAGAATGGAAACGTTCCCCTATCATCGGTAACTTCTTGCGAAAAAATGAAGCACTTCCAAAAATTGACGAAAGAGTTCTTCCCGAAACAAATCTTTTTTTCCAGACGGCTGATCTCCTCTATCGAATAGAAAGAGAGGTTATTCCGGCACTGAAAAAAAACTACATTGTTATAATGGATCGGAGTATGGAGACTCTCATTGTGCGAGGACTTATGATTGGTATGAATATAGACCAATTGGAAAAATGACTTCTCTGGTGGAGAAATACCATCTACAAAGAACTTTTTGATAAAGCTATTACTGTTGGTATTACTATCGAACTGGAAGAATCTCTCAACCGCTTACAGAAAAGAGCATGGAAAGAACATAAATCTCTGACAAGAAGCGGGAAAAAGGCTGAGGGTACACTTCTTGCATTGGAATTTATCAATAATCTTGTCTATTCTCCAGAAGGGAAAAAGATGACTCGAAATGATAAAAAGGCTTTTATACGAAAAACTCAAGGAAATATTATTGAGACCTACAAGTCTGTTTTCGCTTCCAGAACACCAAAAATCATCACTATCAACGGTGAAGCACCCCTTGTGAACGTAGAGTCAGAATTGCGAAAGAAAGTAATGGATGCCATCATCTAGTATCAAAATAATACACAACAAAGTAAATAACTATATAGCTCTATATGGTTATTTACTTATTATATAACTAATTCATAAAATAATTTTGACATATGGACATTTATATGCTATCTTATACAAGCATATTATCCTATAACAAATACACATATGCTCACAAATTCTAAGAAACTCCTTTCTGGAGTACTTGCAGCTGGTATGATGGTTTCTGCGGCAACATCATTCGGTGCCACAACTATTGGAAGTGGTTCTGTCGTTGGAAGTGGTGCTCTCACTACAGATGTAGTCTGGGATGACAATTTCCCAGGTATGGCAACTGGTGCAGTCGATGGTATTGCTATCCAAGCAAAAATTCTTCCTGTTCTCAATATGATTATTGACGGGGATGGTGTTATCGATCTCGGAACCCTTTCGAGTGATATCTACTCTTCAGGGAGTGTCGACGTCGAACTCGGAACCAATGCTGTCAACGGAGCCACTATAACAGTACGTTCCACAAAGGGAGGACTCCAGAATGCTGCAAACCCATGAGTATATGTGAATAGTTCTACTGATGATGAGATTGCTGATAGTTACAAATTCTCTGGAATCCTTGGTAATGATGATTCGAGCTACACATCTTTCAATCAAACATCACCTATTGCATCTGGTGTAGAAGTAGCAGATAATACAACAAGTCATATTCTCTACACATCTAATAAGCCTCAAAAAATAGAAGGAATTGACGATGTGACATTTGTTGTCGCTGCAAAACCAGGACTCGAAACTCCAGCAGGATCATATAGTGATGTAGTTGTCGTGACTGTCTCTGGAAATTTCTAGAAATATATAATACGATATAATACGGAAAAATCCTGTCAAAATGACAGGATTTTTTGTAGGTGAAATTGCATTATATGAGAATATATGGGAGACTTGAGGTATACTTTTCTGATATAACCCTTGTCAATATGAAACCCTTATCTCTTTTTCGCACTGTTTTCATATTTGGACTCTCCGTGATTCTTTCTATGAGTGAGATTTCTCCGAGATTATATGCTTCTGTAATTGGTAATGGTACTGTGACTGGAAGCGGTGCCCTCACGACGAATATCAATTGGAACGATACTTTCGTCGGATCGAGTGCGAGTGGGACCATCAATGGTATCGTCGTCACTGGACGTGTTCTCCCTACTTTGAATATGACTATTTCCGGATCAGGAACTCTCACATTAGGAAATCTTTCTAGTACTACATATTCTACAGGAACCGTAGATATAGAAATCGGAACCAATGCTGTCAATGGTGCTTCTGTCAGCGCGCAATCGACAAATGGCGGACTCCAAAATACGAGCAATAGTTCTATAATCATCAATTCTCTCTCTACAGATGGTGCTGCAGATAGCTACAAATTCGTCAGTGTTCTGGGAACAACAGATTCCACTGCCCTCTGATTCACACAATCTGGTGCTATAGATGTAGAAATTAACTCTACATCTGCTACAACTATATATAGTTCCAATAAACCACAACCACTTACTAATATTGATGATTTTACTTTTTCTGTGGTAGCTAAGCCAAATGGGCAAACACCTGCAGGAGACTATAGAGATGTCATAAAAATCACCGTTTCTGGAAATTTCTAGACGAAAATATTAATAACACATAATCTCAGAAAAAAGTCCTTATGTTTCTCAGGAAGGACTTTTTGCTTTTTGGAAGAGTTTTTCTATTATGGGTGATATTCTTACTCTTCATCATTATGAGATTTTTTCGATTATTCTTCGTATTTCTCCTCACTCAGATTATCCTTCCTGCAGGAGTTTTTGCTGTCGGACTCACCGCTGAGATAGGTATTTCCCCACCTCGCAATGAATTCTCTATGGATCCATGACAAACCGTAACGAGAGAGATTATTGTATTCAATAACTCAAACACCGAAACATACACTCTCAATCTCAGTGGTGGCGATTGTATAGCTGACGTGCACCAATGAGCACCAATTTGTCATACATACAAGGGCAATGGTATGGATAGAAAAAGTCTTTCGAGTTGGATGTCGTTTGGTGAGTATCAACATTTTACTCTCAAGCCAAGGCAACAAAAAAAGATACAAATCACATTTTCTGCACCAACAAATGCACTTCCTGGATGACATTATGGTATCGTATACTTCACTCCAGAAGTACCGAGTACAAATGGTGGTTCCGCAGTGACCATGATTTATCAGCTCAGTACTCTTTTTCAGGTGACGGTTTCTGGAGATATCATTTATGACGTTGAATTTGAAGGAGTGAACGTTGAGACATCTTTTTCGAGTGCTCCAGAAGTTCATCCAATAAGTGAATTCATAAAAGCACCAACAGATACCAAAACATGGTCATGAGCCCTGAATTTCTTGAAAGATTCACTTGATCCTCTCTGGAGTGCTCCAACACTCGAAAAAGAAAATACGGATTTTAATGTCAAATTCAGTATTCCCGTCACCAATTCTGGAAATATCGATGTTCGTCCTATTGGGCAAATTGAGCTCTATGATGAGAATGGAAATCTCCTAAAAAAAGTAGGAAAAGAGTCAATAAAAACTGCCGAAGGACTCTATGTCGGTGAGAGAGTTGTAGACTATCTTCCGATTAATGACGAAGGTGGGAGTGTACTTCCAGACGGAGATAGGAGACGTATATATAGTGTGGACTGGAAGGGATTTGCATACGAATGATACGAAGATGGAAAAGTGATAGTGAAATACCAAGATCCTGGAGATTACTATTCTGAGCTCACTATGAAGGATGCTGCGATGATTTTTCCATGGGAGAAACTCGAGATACGAACCGGGAAAAAGCTCATAAAAGCTAGAGTTTCTCTGGAATATATCGGTAAAGATAACAAGGTTGTTCCTGTAGAATTCGAGAAGGATATAATGATTCAGTACAAATATATAGCAAAAACGCTCAATATTGGTGGTATTTTGCTTGCATTATTCATCATAGTTCTTATCTGGATTCTCTTTCGCAAAAAGTCTCGTATCGAGGAACTCGAGGAAGAAAATGAAGATCTCGAAGAAGAAGTAGATGAACTCGAAGATGAGATAAATGAACTCGAGAAAGCAAAAATCAATGCTCAGAAAATTCTCGAACAGAAAAAACGTACTACAATAAAAAAAGCTTCATTAACTCCTGTGAAGACAAAATCAAGTACAAAGAAAGAAACTCCTACAAAGAATTCTGACTCAAAAAAAGAAACTCCAAAACCTCAAACGACAAAGAAAGTATCTCCTCCGAAAAAACCAACAGAAAAGAAACCTATCACAAGAAAAGCTACCACACCAAGAAAACCTAGCACTAAGAAAGAAGCTCCAACCAATCCTGAAGCATAATACAAAAACCTCTCAAATTCTTGAGAGGTTTTTTCGAAACCAATATCTAAATCAACCCTTCCAACTCTGCTATCTTTCCGATTTTTACCACTTCGATTCCTGAAGGAATATTGCCTGTATATTGCGCTGGAATGATAATGCGAGTGAATCCAAGTTTTATCGCTTCTGTGATACGTTTCTCGAGGAAATATACATTCTTCACCACTCCTGTAAGTGATACTTCTCCGAGAAAAATCGAACGCCCAAGAGATTTGCCAGATCGAGAACTCATCATCGCAGCGATACATGCGAGATCTACACCAGGCTCCGTGAGAGAAAGCCCCCTTCCAACATTCAGATACACATCATAATCTTCGAGTTTTATTTTTGTGAATTTACTCATCACTGCGATCAAAAGATCGATTTTCCCTTGAGAGACTCCACGAGAAGATCGTTTCGGATAACCGAACTTCGTATAGGTTGTGAGTGATTCTATCTCGACCAATATAGGACGATTCCCTTCTATCGTGAATGTGAGTGCCGAACCTGATAGTTTGGTATTTTCTGGATCGATGAATTCGAGTCCTGGATTCGGAATATCGATCAG encodes:
- a CDS encoding deoxynucleoside kinase, with the protein product MNPRPKKTPSPKKTSNPKTINSPIVPSAQNVFFSTEERPGTLIIVEGSDGSGKSTQLLIAKNLLESNGFFCVHSVWNSSEKIHDMQKKLKKTDLHMPAAVFDTIYAADFMERYLTEMRGALRAGMVVLCDRYMYTALARGYARGLKMEHLKPFYDSFFPIPDLAFYFRIPVDIAAQRAIGRNPLKHYEAGMDVRYSENIIESFKKFQTKVIEGYDTLAERCGMHIIDGTAPVYKTTPLFIEKIAEYFEKKYDVRLMGIHYSEKK
- a CDS encoding TatD family hydrolase — its product is MIIDTHAHCYWETLEPRIDEVVSNMRKNGITQAIQIGCDVLTSEKAIVLARRFPGIFFATVGYHPEESQNQEIGGKEMQELEELIIENRDVIVGIGETGLDYHYLTEGKEEIQKANQRAWWIFQWELAQKYDLPLVIHTRDARDDTLAFIQENDIHRCVMHCFSEDWDFADELLRFSEDIYFSFSGILTYKNASKIQEAASKIPLNRILLETDAPFLAPQEVRGTVNEPANTLLTFEKLCTLRTESREEIENTVYLNSRRLYHI